The region CTCTTTTTTAATTTCTTCACCTTCATTAACGTTCATGGTATTATAAATTTTAATTTTGCAGTCAATGGAAAAGCCAAAAGACGAATACTCCTTCTGGACAAAATACAAGCGGTTTGCAGGTACCGAGATATTACTTTACGTTATCATGATTGTGGGTATTGTACTTGGCATCATCATATTCAGTTAATCAGTTTTCACCAACGCAACATTATAGCTGTCTGCGTCTACTACTTGCTGATAAAACTCCACAAGTTCAGGATACAGCTCCTTATTGTACAATCCGTCCACTATCTCCAAACGGCGCTTATAAATTAGCTTATTGCCGCTTAGTGTTGTCTTTGCAGTAAATTTGCCAAAAGGTTTTTCTATAGCTATGTCTAACAGGTTTTTATCTGTTTTATACCCTTCTGGTAGATTGTAAACAATTTCGTCTTCATCTGTATAGCCCCGGTTTATATATACCTGAGTACTCCGGTTACGTACATCACGGGGGGCGCGCTGCATCCTGTTAAGCGGGTTAAGATAAAAGTAAAGCTTGCTGCCATCTGCGCTGGCATATTCACGCGAGTTCACCTGAATAGTTTCCGTAGTTACCGGGTCTGCTCCTTTTTCCTGCTTTAAGTCAAATTTCCCGATATTAAGGTTACTGATGGCCGTATACTCCTTCTGCAGCATTTTAATCTGCTCGCTGGGCGGTTCGCCAATCATCTCCTCAACATTGTCGTACTGTGTACCTTTAAAGGTAGTTTTGATATCACCTTTCAAACTGCCGTCCTGCGCTATATCAAACTCTGCCTTTCGCTTTTGCAGGTTTATTGCGGATGTGTATTTGGGCGTATGCAGCAATTTACCACCCTCAGGTGTACAGGCCAAAACGGTACGGTCATCAGTAAAATCGCTTAAAAATCCGAATGGGATTTTTTGACTGGTACATTCTAAAAAAGTCGTATCGTTTTTAAACGGGAGGCATAAAATAACGTGATTACCCTGATCCATACTTGGGAAATCATTCATCATGCTTACTTTACGCGTACCTGCCTGCACCACGCAATACCAGGATTCTATGTCAACAGCTTTCAACAGCGCCTGTGTATAATTCACCAGCGCTTTACAATCGCCATAACTCAGGCGGTCTACCTCCGAAGCAAGGAAGGGCTGATACCCGCCAATACCAACCTGTACACTTATGTACCGGGTTTTCCCTTGCATAAACTCGTATATCTTTTTCGCTTTAGCTTTTGGGTCGGTAATGTTGGCGGTAATCTCCTTAATTCGCTGTACAGTTTCCACTGGCAATACACGACGGCTAGCCAGCAGTTTATCATACGTCCATTTGCCCAGCTCACCCCAACTGCTGAATGACCCTGCTAAACCTTCATATTTGAAGTTCTGTGGTGCTATTTTAACCGAACTGAGGTATTGTTCAGGATTAGGGCTGTATGGCTCAGTACGTATGGCTTTCAGGTTATTAAGCTGCCAGGTATATGTTTTGAGCCCTTCTTTGGTGCTGCCTATGCTTGCGCTTGTTGGCATGTTCACCTCCTTATACCTGATTTTAAAATCAGGCTTGCAGGTAAAGGTATAGCTTGCTCTTTCTACAGCCAAGCCATCCTCATAGTTTGGCTTCCAATCATCAAAATTGAGCGATTGTTTAGACTTAGTTTCATATTCGTACTCGATAGTGTACGGGTATGCACCTGCCGACGGAGTATAATACTGCACACGTGAATCCTCAAAAAGTGAATAATCGTTTGCTGCATTTTCATCCTTAAAGTCCTTTTCACCAAACTTCGCTGTCGGCTTACCAAACTCGTTATACACGACCCCTTTTACATTACGCAGCAGGTTGCTTTTGTTGTGCCATATAACAATACGGGCAATATCGTCGCCATTTTTATTAAGTACCGTAATTGCTTGTTTAAAGTGGTATAATGTATTATCCAGGTCTTTCACCTCTAAGGTTACCTCCTGGTTGCGAATAACTGCGCTTGCGTAAGGCAGCAGGTCTTTACTAATTAAAGATGCATCATAGTTTGGCTGCGCGTAACCCAACGCCGCACTTAAAAGCAAAAACAACAATATATAAGCTGATCTCATCACTTTTTCCTGAACACAATTTCCGCCTTTTCCGCAGCTATCATTTTGTTATAAAACTCTTTTAAATAAGGGTACTCCTCGCTCTCATAAACCGATTTACTAAACTGTACCACGTTGGAGAAGGTGAACCTGTTTCCGTCGCTGTTAAAATCTGTCATAAACTTTCCTCCGGAATTTGGCAAACTTATGGCGTTAGGCTGCGGAGCGCTTTCAA is a window of Mucilaginibacter terrenus DNA encoding:
- a CDS encoding DUF3857 domain-containing protein, translating into MRSAYILLFLLLSAALGYAQPNYDASLISKDLLPYASAVIRNQEVTLEVKDLDNTLYHFKQAITVLNKNGDDIARIVIWHNKSNLLRNVKGVVYNEFGKPTAKFGEKDFKDENAANDYSLFEDSRVQYYTPSAGAYPYTIEYEYETKSKQSLNFDDWKPNYEDGLAVERASYTFTCKPDFKIRYKEVNMPTSASIGSTKEGLKTYTWQLNNLKAIRTEPYSPNPEQYLSSVKIAPQNFKYEGLAGSFSSWGELGKWTYDKLLASRRVLPVETVQRIKEITANITDPKAKAKKIYEFMQGKTRYISVQVGIGGYQPFLASEVDRLSYGDCKALVNYTQALLKAVDIESWYCVVQAGTRKVSMMNDFPSMDQGNHVILCLPFKNDTTFLECTSQKIPFGFLSDFTDDRTVLACTPEGGKLLHTPKYTSAINLQKRKAEFDIAQDGSLKGDIKTTFKGTQYDNVEEMIGEPPSEQIKMLQKEYTAISNLNIGKFDLKQEKGADPVTTETIQVNSREYASADGSKLYFYLNPLNRMQRAPRDVRNRSTQVYINRGYTDEDEIVYNLPEGYKTDKNLLDIAIEKPFGKFTAKTTLSGNKLIYKRRLEIVDGLYNKELYPELVEFYQQVVDADSYNVALVKTD